In Citrus sinensis cultivar Valencia sweet orange chromosome 3, DVS_A1.0, whole genome shotgun sequence, the sequence TGGGGTAAATAGCAGCACTCTTCGCAAAAAGTTAGCTGTTTTGGGTTGCCTTTTTGCATAAAGTCAAAATGTCCTATAAtatagtttattaattttaaaccgATATGATCGGCTGCACATTTCTATTTCATACAATTAATATGAAATCAAATCATCCGAAGTCTCCTAGGATTAAGGGCATGCGAAGTGCATCATCGAATTTGAAATCTGATGATTTGGAAAGGAATGTTTGGGCTGTTTGCGCATGTAGTGGAAAGGAAAAAGAGCAAACCCTTATtgtttcacaaaattaattaaatttttcttgacattttaaaacaaattcaataaGCTAATCTTACCATTTTACCTTTAGTGATTGTTTAATGTTGGAAtatgaattgaaaaattatgataactCCCCCttttccataattttttaatcatgattaaaaaatattcaattaagtaattaattaaaggtcTTCGTATTCTAAATATCAAACAACCACGAAGAATAAAATGGTAAAGTTAGCAAAAATGTTGACACTCATAAGGGTtcatatgtattttaaaatatcaagaggtttcaattaattttgtcaGAGAACATGGGgatttcattctttttccttttatttaattatattaaattgtcCTTAACAATTATATCGTATGCATACATAgaatatataacaaataaaaaaatttcagatttattttattattttctatagataaatttataattattaccaagttcaacttatttaattgaggACAACATAACTACCTTGATTAATCTAagtgtaaatatttgtttagtctctatatttaaacttaaaatatcCACTTAGTCACtacattttgaaaaataccTCAAGGTATCCCtactattaaatatgttacgttgttacccttatttttcttagtttttacaataatattcccgtaacaatatttttaaaattaattgtttaatctctataaaaaattaattagcaaattaatcaataattatttattagcaaattaagaaataattatcaatatgAAACAACTGGTATTTTTCATACCCTTGCAATAATTTTgctacttattttttataaataaattaacactAGCCAATTTAAAGCAATGTTTAATATCCTTTCAACAAtcatactaataatatttttctaaacaattaatttaccaaattaatcctaaaagtaaaataataaaaaaatagttttttattttacttttaaggctaatttgataaatttaaatttttttcaattaatatctacaaaaatgttgttgcaagttgttattgtaaaaaaaaaaagaagaagcaatGATAGGATTATAGTGTAACTACCAACAAGAGTGCCTTGAGGCACTTTTTACAAAATAGTGACTAAACAGAACTTAGCTCAAAATGTAGGGACTAAACAAACATTTACCCTTTAACCTAATTGAAAAGAATGATGATGCATTTACAATAAGTAATCAAAGGGACTGAAATAAGAAGGAGTTAAAATATGAATAGGAAatagaaatcaaaataaattgtttactgTACCAGTAGAAATCGAAATTGGAATGAACTGTATTACCATTGATAagtttactttgtcttagaattataatgaattattataaGTAACTAAAATGAACTTAATTGATTattgtcaaaataataataataataataataataataataataataatagaattaataaattttaataatattattaataatgacattaatgacGAAGacgacaacaacaacaacaacaataataatgagatTTGCATACAAGGACCAAAATGCAAGTAACAAAACTTAATTAAGGTAATTtggaaattatgaaaatttgataGTGTAATATGAGAAGTTTAAGGAATGGGAACTTGATTATCAACTCCCCACGGAAATCAAGTTCCTATTCCTTAATCCTAAAAATATGTAGGTCCAACATATTTCATTCCCATTATCATTTCTACCTTAATAAGTAAACACAGTTAATTATTCTCATTTGAAGTTCTGATTCCCTAATCCTACAAATAAACACACAATGAGTGTATTGCAAAAGTCAAAGTCGTAACTCATACACAATAGATATAGATAGTACATTTTGATGGGATGGGTAAGAGAAATCTGAGCCATTAAACATCaatctttttaattcttattatcAAAAAAACGTTTTTATAACTCGTCATCGAGTTATGCCTAAAGGGcatatgtataatatttactttctGTTATACTATTTGACTGATAATTAATATCATGATGCATCAAAGATAGGTATAAGAGTATATGAATTACCTGAGAAGTGAATCCGAAAAGGAGAGAGATATAACGTTGGTTTGGAATTTGGGGAGCTAAGGAAGCATATTATTATGTTGCTGCACATGGGTTTTGTTTGACAGGGTAAATGATGCTATCTTAGTCCGAAAACAACGTTTTTAATAAACTCTAATTATGTAACTCACACACCCTGCATCGATTAGTGCGCATGGGCATGGTGTGCTGCTTTTGGGGTTACAGGACATCGTGATTTGTGATGTCACATACATGATTGTCTCCCTTCttaacattattattgatgaaagaaaattgacAAATTGTTCTTTACTtcaatatttctttcttttatcacAAGTGACGCAAGAGAAAAGCTATAGGAAATTGCCAAATTTGATTGTGAACAAAACCCTAATTAGAAAGCCTAAGCCTAGACTTTTGTCCGGTTGGAAGCCCTTCACTCTTTCGCATgccatctctctctctctctctctctctctctgtctctctcttgATTTGGAGAGTTCGGTGCATTATATGAGTAGTCCATGAGAGCACGCCCAATGATTATGTCTTGAGGAAGAATAGCCATTGCTTTTAAGGGATTCTCATGTTTGACTTCATCCCAAGTAAGAGGATGTGCATAAGCTCTCTTGGTCAATAACAGCCATTGACATATCTTGCATTATTTTTAGTGACCTCATGGTATTTAAAAGCAGGTAAGTCTTGCAAAAGTCGTCTTCTTCTAATCTTCTTCAACCCTTCAAATTTGCAGCTCTTGAACTCAACCTTACACAAGCTTTGATTGAAAGAAACAGGCTAATAATTGCAtgcaaaataacattaattacttCTTGAAGATACCTGATCGTTCAGGGCTCCATTTAATCCATCTTCTTTGCGCAGGTATGTATTGATCAAACTGAAGGTAGAAATTAAGCATTTGTTTTCTTCTAGCATGCACAATTCTTGCAGCACATTATCCTTTATCATGTcctttatttcatatttccaGTGGCTAGCTGTTAACTTTGTCTTTGACcttattagtttattagttATCTAAgttttttacttattaaaaGAACTTCTATTATTTGTGGAACATTATGTTATGCCAATATACAAAACCAGTACCACAGTGACATCTTTAGCTATTTAACtaatattatcatatatatattttctctcaatttgtTCTTCACCATTCATAGTCTTCATGTTTGATTCATCATAAAGGAGGAGTTGGCATGGCCATTTAATTTTGGTTCACAGTCACGTAAGATTCTACTTATTAACGtgaaaataacattaattaaaaaacttttcaGAACAAATTTGAAGCATTTACTTCGAAACAATTGTTGAATGTCAACCGAACGAACGGTTTCATCTATAACTTAAGAGAACATTTTTAAAGTTGGCAAAACCTTTACAGCTAAACAAAGAATAGCCAGGTAATCTTTGGTGTATGAAGCATTCTTCAGTACCGCATGCGTATTTGAAGCTCAAAATGGAGCCATTGCaagatataaatatattataataagcATGAATAAtaacagaaaattaatttttttcccaagaCAAATTGTATATATCTTCGGGGTCAGGTGCTGGTGgcttctaaattttaatctatatTTTATGGAATGAAATCACTAGAAGTTTAGTGCAATTTGATAGTGGTAGCTATTAGCTGCCCAAATAAAAGGAGACATTTATTAGATACTTAATTAGATATATTTCCAAATCTTTAGAATTAAATTGTTAGAACCACAACAATTACAAACGTCACtggattatgtaattataatatatctaGTAATTTTCAAGTAACTTTACTTAACTAACTATCTgagttcaaattttaaaaaaggtaaatagttaaaaaatgatttaggtATTATGCACCTCTCTACCTTTTAAAAGAAcagtaataattataataaatcaaGTGGTATCCTTGTGGTAATTTATTGTAGTACTTCATTGTAGGAATTGAGCTAACCAATAGACTAATTTCCTTCTTTGGGTATTTGCTTCATCGACCCTCGCTTtcgtctttttattttttcaattgataatttaaatgcAATTCAAATTCTTCCTACTGTATGCTTAATATGATATATACTTAACCCACTGTCACAGGCATTTTCCTTTCGTGCATATATAATTGTTTCATTCCATCTCTGAAACTTGGTAGTCCAAGTAATTTCACTAGCTATTTGCAAAATATAGccttgaaattttcaaaagattaTGCCTTAGTTTGCTTTCAAAAACATCTTCTTTGGGGATTCCGCCTCCGTGATCTTAAATCTCTTAATTCTGCTGCATTTTTAAAGTTTACTTGGAATGTCTTCAACGGGAACTTAGATTGGTGTGTTTGTTTCAAAAATCGCTTAATCTCAATCTTTGGAGTGCCCCGGTTGTTCACAAGTATTCCTCTATATGTCCTGGTGTTGGTTCACTTATAAGTTGACGTTCCATTttattggagaaaaaaaaaaacacataattaattaagatggAACATATACTTGTCTCCATGTATGTTGTAAACAGAAGAAGgttacaatataaaatattaaagcaaATTAAGCAGCAATAAGGCAAAATACATGTAAAATTCAACATCTGCCGAGTCAATCTCATCTGCACTCGGCCATGCAGTCCACCTAAAACTACTACTTTATTTGTAGTTTGTATTTTAAGTGCTCTAATCAATAGCAGAAGTTCCAAGAACTAAAGCAATACCATTTTAGTCTCATTATTTACAGCAACCTTAATAGCACTTCTCTTCTTTGTCGATCTGTACTTACGTTCTAGGATTAGTATGTATATTATATCTTCTAATTACTTCTTCATCACACGAAGCTTTCACTTCCACAGATCAATTTGGCAACTCGAGGTTGACGTGGACGCATACTCTTGCGCAATCTCTACCCTGGTGTTTGATCCATTGCCCTGCATATTCATTTGTTCATCCACATGAAAGTGATCAGCTGCTGCATTGGAGTAATTGTTTTCCTTGGAAGCATCCTCATGGCTAAGCTGAGACGCGACAAATTTGTCAAGGACTCGCCAATCTGTAACCTGATCCACCGCTTggtcattattgttgttactGTAAAGTGATGAGTTCAAATCTTGTGCTTGATGGCCTTGTTGAGTACTGTGCTGATCTTCTTGTGTGAGTGTTGAGGATTGCAATGTGGCTCTATCATACGCATATGGAACCACAGAGTTGCAACTAACACCGGCTGTGGATTGTGGAACTTTGGGGCTTTCAAGCTGAGGAAGCTGGAGGAAAGCGTCGTGGTGATGAATATGAGACATGTTATATTGCAATTCAAGCTCCTGTTTGCACGGGTAGTGGAGATGATGATATTGGGTAAAAGGCTGAGGAATGCGGCGGCCAGGGGAATGATCATCAATTTCAGGGATAAAGGAAAGTTGGTCATCGTACCAATTACAAGGCGACTCATAATCGCCCATTTGGCGAACTACTGCCATTCGCTTCTTGAATACTCTGCACACAACCCATCCTTCTTCCTGGTGCGTTcatgttcatttatttaacattGTCAGATTAATAAGAACATATATATGATAACAATTtgtttctgaaaaaaaaaataaagaatattattggatgaatagagtaaaatttaagagttacataaacaaaaataaaagattacatgAATCTGTAAATAACGATGAAAACAGGAAAATAATACCAATGATAAAGTAGAACtttaataataagttttttttcacCAAACAGCACCAATCATTACCTTTGCCTATGTTGAGTATATTATCTCACGTTAGCTGAGAATAGTTTCTGACCTAATAATATAAGTTtgagaaattatttaattcttaatctATATTTTGAGTATGAGTTAGAGTTATgtacatattaattttagtcTTGGGCCTCTATCATTTACATTTATAACTTTTGGCACCcgttaaaatataaattttgtccaTGTCCACTGTCTCCACCCATGCAAACTGGGTTCAAACCCATCAACTTTATAATAGGTTGAGCTTGGTTTTTCACCTAGAAAGGAGAAAGATAGGAAAGTCCTAAATAGAAACTAAGTCCCTCATCCCCCATAATGCTACGTCCaccattaatatttgttaaaataaaataaatctgtATTCAATTATTTGTGCTATGACATTTAGGTACATATGGTAGGTCCAATTGCAGCTAAAGATTGAACCTTTTTTCACTATccatattaaagaaaatggttaTTAACAATGAGTTGCAAATCAAAGTCTCTCTCAGTCTTAGTATATAAGAAAGGAACTAACATATATGTTGATAAAACTACTATCTCTTGTCTGGTAtctttgccaattaaatcTAAAAGAGTGTAACAATTATCTACTGTCAATTATTGATGCTATCCCTTGGTTAATTATTTGGGATTAACTAATAAATGCAGATCTGGGAACCGAAGAATAAGTGAGTCAAATGGAAATGGAATGTAAGGATTTTGTGTTGTGTATTCAAGTTGATCGTGTATATAGTGCATCATCAACGTAaccaaaagagagagaatttggTGGCTTCTAAACTTATGCAACGGTAAGGCAGGTAATACACAACTCCTAAGCAATGAATATTATTGAGGGAACTATGGGGAGAATCATGGAGCAAATCTGGTACGTAATAGGGGAATCCCTTGGCCTTGTGATAAGGCATTGATTTTTGCAATATCTGCTAGTTGTGTACTCTTCTTCAGTACTTTCAATAGTAACTTATCAgtaataaagaacaaaattaaagttgtttAAATAGTCCCATAGTTCCCGATTCTCAAATTTGGGATCACTCACTACACCTACAGAATTGATTAAAACACATTAAAATATAGATACATGTATATGTTggctataaattaaaatacttcGAAGAAAACAGCGCTCAGCTTATAAGAAACAATTGAATtgaatgagaaaaaattaaggtGAGACTGTCTTTACCACAATATTATATGatcatcaaatcaaataatctcAGATATTATTGTCAAGTatatatttatcaataaattcaaaactctAAATATAAATTGTGCATATGCAACAACATATTATATCATTGGATAGTTGTACAATGATCTGGTGGGAACAGTCTCACTAAATGCTTTCCCTATTGAATATGCATattgttttgatatttttatctaatttattttttgtatcaattcttgcaaaaaaacaaaaagatggtTTCTTCATTTGGTAAAGCAGTAgcaattaaaagtaaataaaaatttcatcttaTTAAGAAGAGAAGTGATACTTGCCTGAGGAGTACCATTTTCATTAGTTTCAAGACGATATTCATGCATGATCCAATCTGATTTTTGTCCATTGGGAGCTCGTCCTTTGTAAAACACTAAGGTTTTTCTCATGCCAATAAGGCTATGCCTGGAGTAAATGGCCTTGTCTCTTCCTGTGGCTTTCCAAAATCCTGCTTTTGTTGCTCTATTCGTGCGAGTTCCAGTTGGATATTTCTTATCTTTATGGCTAAAGAAGTACCATTCATTCTGCTCTTCACTTCCTATTTTGCACAATTctacaaaattaaacaaaatcaaatttgaagacTGGCTTCATGACTTTCCCTCTTCGtttaaacaaaaacttagCAATGaccaaaagagaataattgCTACCTTGAAGATCCCATGGCTCAATTTTGTAAAGATCAACATCTTTGATGACATCCAGATCAATCCTTTTCGATGCAACTTTTTTTCTAAGGTAATAATCAACAAGTTCTTCATCTGTGGGATGGAATCTGAAGCCTGGAGGAACATGTGAAAATGAATTCATATTCTCCTAATTAAGGACTCAAGACCTGCATTAAAATGTCAGAATTAATATCagtaatttgaaaataattataacacaattaataattaattatatcatcaACTTAACAACATGCTATCTGGGTGAATGAAGGTCAAACTGTTCCCGcacccaaaataaaaattggaatAAACTATATATTTTCACTAATACATACGTTTACTACTAGTTGgggagggggaaaaaaactgATTTCATCTCACTTCTTgatctagaaaaaaaataattaaaaaatgattaagaGGGCACATCATGGTGTGTTTCCCTAAGTTTGATAAATCCATGTCAAGTTTCATTATTTGTGTTTCATTTCTGGGAGACGTAATTGCGCTGACCCAATAGTAAAGGATAATGTCGATAGTACAAAATCTTATTCTGTTATACCACTCAGCCAACGTGAAGgtttaattcataattagaAGTCATATTAATGTTATAAGAAAAGTATGTTTTGTAATAAGATTAAGAACTTTATACGCCATGTAATCGTTACTAAACAAGCATATAATAGCAGTTCAATGATCATGTTAAAAAATGTCTGCAAACATAATTAGTCCTTTAGCTTCATCTCGATCCAATTTCAATTCATCTTATGCAAATTACAACATGGGGCCTAATCTTAGCTAGATGAGAAAAACAATATGCAGTTAGACATCTTCTCAAGAATATAATACACTTCTCTGACTATTATCTTCATTCATCTGGAGATGATGCATGATTTTTAAAACCAATTAATGTGTTGAACAAATTAATGGGCTTGACCCAACAGATTATAAATGTTCAGAAAGGACGGTAAAATCGGTGAATCAAGAGGATACTTGATATTAGCAGAAATTACTGAAGAGTTGGAAATTGCAATggcaaaatttcataataaaaaataaataaataaactaaaaagaatTAGAGGAGAAGTTAATTacatgaaaatttatataaaaccCATTCATATCAACACCCATGAAACCATGAGGCCGTCCTCGTAAAAGTTAACCTCATGCAAATAAGCAAGACAAACTAAATTTTTACTTGAGAAATATAATTGACATGAATGAAGAATAGTGAACAGAAAGTGTTTTCTCCACTTATAAAAAAGTGAAGGTTGGATGGATATGGGGAATCAAATTTTGATAGCTTTGCTTCACGAAACATGCATAAAGGGGAATTTTTTCAGAACACGACGACACATACATCATGCATTGAATGACACCTTACGATTTCTCATTGTTTATTCAACTATCTTTAATATACTACTTTCTTGTAACTCATTcaacaaacaacaataaaaacagACGCATGATAATGAATAATCTTGGGTAGTCTTTGATGTATTTGCATTTCTTCTACAGTTATTAAGTTTATATTATCATAAAGTGAGATCTGTCTAAACCATTGCGTAGCAAGACAAATGAAAACATATTGTATAGAAACATCTTGCCCTTGTTTGATTgtcatcaaaatatcataaagaTTCAATaatagaagaaattttttcacTACATAGCAAACAAAAGAGTCGGAATTGCCCATGCATGATCATCATAACTTACAATAAAACTCAAGGCAGCAAATTTATGCACACAGAAGCGATCTCACTAACACAAGTTGTGAAAGACATCATGCACATGCATATTCTTTTCGGCTGAGTTTTGATATGCATCTTGCTTAGCTTATAAGAAAAGCATCCTCCAAGACCTCATGAATGAATCATTCGAaacgaaaacaaaaacattaacAGAATGAAGACATGTAAATCAACAAAAGCATGCAGGAGGAAAGGATACTAAAAAAGAttaaggagaagaagaagaagaaaatcacGATGTCATAACCTTGATAATTAATTCTCTAGAGTAAACCCTTAACTTGCTCCACAGATCTGAGAAAACCTAGCCTCTCAAGCAGCTATATCATACATATGCTTAAGGATACTCAACTTTAAAGCTTTGATTGTGGTATGCACTTTCTTTAAACTTCCAGAAGGGCAACTGAATTAATCAGACCAAAAAGGGGAGAGAAAGATAAAGAGAACGAAACACAACAAGCAAACGCAAATGCAAATGGAAAATCAAATATCCTCGGGAATTGAACTGAATCCCTAACTGTTGTACTCTCAACAACTGTCTTGTAGTTATCGAGAGATGGAGAAAGAGATGATCAGATCCCGAGGAAATGAAAAGCAACGAAAGAAAAGTGAAAAGGAAAAGTTGCGAGGAATTGCGAAAGAGAGAAGAGATAGGGTTAAATAAGAAGAAGCAACAAAATGAGCTAGCTATGAAAAACCATGCCTTAAATAATCCTCTATCTTTTGAGTGGAAGCTTGATTGCTGCAAAAGCTTTGCGGGATAAAAAAAGGCCTCGACCAAGAATTAATATCGATAACAAAGAGTTTTAATATGAGAGATTAAGAGAAATAAGAAAGATGCTGGCAATTTGCACATTAAACTTCTAGCTAGCTCACCACCCCACCAGCAACTGATAGGGACCAGaagaatgataatttattcatttatttgagagagagagagagagagagagagagagagagagagagggaaggGTGATGTCAGTGATCGGACGGTGAGGATCGCTTGGGCGACTCTTAAGGGTTCCAAAAGAACGGTAAaagttcaaatatttatatatttgccaagaagataaattaaatttatgcagTAGTCATTGATGAATATTGAGATGTAATcatgtttttctcttttatggTGGTGACCTATATACGGTGagcatttaatttataaccCATCAAAAATAATTGCAGTGCGTGATATACacgattatatatataatcattataaCTATATCTTTCTAGATAGCCACAtttatgtgaaacaaaatCTTAACATTTGAATCTCAATTTAGTCTTAATTGATGTGGTAACTTTTCTATAATTACTATATAAGATTGATTATTAACCACATCACATTAATTAGTAATGTCTAACATAA encodes:
- the LOC102623165 gene encoding NAC domain-containing protein 7 isoform X1, which gives rise to MNSFSHVPPGFRFHPTDEELVDYYLRKKVASKRIDLDVIKDVDLYKIEPWDLQELCKIGSEEQNEWYFFSHKDKKYPTGTRTNRATKAGFWKATGRDKAIYSRHSLIGMRKTLVFYKGRAPNGQKSDWIMHEYRLETNENGTPQEEGWVVCRVFKKRMAVVRQMGDYESPCNWYDDQLSFIPEIDDHSPGRRIPQPFTQYHHLHYPCKQELELQYNMSHIHHHDAFLQLPQLESPKVPQSTAGVSCNSVVPYAYDRATLQSSTLTQEDQHSTQQGHQAQDLNSSLYSNNNNDQAVDQVTDWRVLDKFVASQLSHEDASKENNYSNAAADHFHVDEQMNMQGNGSNTRVEIAQEYASTSTSSCQIDLWK
- the LOC102623165 gene encoding NAC domain-containing protein 7 isoform X2 gives rise to the protein MNSFSHVPPGFRFHPTDEELVDYYLRKKVASKRIDLDVIKDVDLYKIEPWDLQELCKIGSEEQNEWYFFSHKDKKYPTGTRTNRATKAGFWKATGRDKAIYSRHSLIGMRKTLVFYKGRAPNGQKSDWIMHEYRLETNENGTPQAKGWVVCRVFKKRMAVVRQMGDYESPCNWYDDQLSFIPEIDDHSPGRRIPQPFTQYHHLHYPCKQELELQYNMSHIHHHDAFLQLPQLESPKVPQSTAGVSCNSVVPYAYDRATLQSSTLTQEDQHSTQQGHQAQDLNSSLYSNNNNDQAVDQVTDWRVLDKFVASQLSHEDASKENNYSNAAADHFHVDEQMNMQGNGSNTRVEIAQEYASTSTSSCQIDLWK